In the Microcebus murinus isolate Inina chromosome 14, M.murinus_Inina_mat1.0, whole genome shotgun sequence genome, one interval contains:
- the RGS10 gene encoding regulator of G-protein signaling 10 isoform X1, translating to MFNRAVSRLSRKRPPSDTHDSDGSSGSSRQSVKNTAKWAASLENLLEDPEGVKRFREFLKKEFSEENVLFWLACEDFKKTQDKKQMQEKAKEIYATFLSSKASSQVNVEGQSQLNEKILEEPHPLMFQKLQDQIFNLMKYDSYTRFLKSDLFLKHKRTEEEEEDLPDTQTAAKRASRSGHGGSRL from the exons ACACCCATGACAGCGACGGTAGTTCCGGCAGCAGCCGCCAGAGCGTCAAGAACACAGCCAAATGGGCGGCCTCCCTGGAGAATCTGCTGGAAGACCCAGAAGGCGTGAAGAGATTTAGG gaatttttaaaaaaggaattcagcgaagaaaatgttttgttttggctAGCATGTGAAGATTTTAAGAAAACGCAAGATAAGAAGCAG ATGCAGGAAAAGGCGAAGGAGATCTACGCGACCTTTCTGTCCAGCAAGGCCTCCTCACAAGTCAACGTGGAGGGGCAGTCTCAGCTCAACGAAAAGATCCTGGAAGAACCGCATCCTCTGATGTTCCAGAAACTGCAGGACCAG atCTTCAATCTCATGAAGTACGACAGCTACACCCGCTTCTTAAAATCTGACTTGTTTTTAAAACACAAGCGAAccgaggaagaggaagaagacctGCCCGACACACAAACTGCAGCTAAAAGAGCTTCCAggtccgggcacggtggctcacgcctataa
- the RGS10 gene encoding regulator of G-protein signaling 10 isoform X2, producing MEHTHDSDGSSGSSRQSVKNTAKWAASLENLLEDPEGVKRFREFLKKEFSEENVLFWLACEDFKKTQDKKQMQEKAKEIYATFLSSKASSQVNVEGQSQLNEKILEEPHPLMFQKLQDQIFNLMKYDSYTRFLKSDLFLKHKRTEEEEEDLPDTQTAAKRASRSGHGGSRL from the exons ACACCCATGACAGCGACGGTAGTTCCGGCAGCAGCCGCCAGAGCGTCAAGAACACAGCCAAATGGGCGGCCTCCCTGGAGAATCTGCTGGAAGACCCAGAAGGCGTGAAGAGATTTAGG gaatttttaaaaaaggaattcagcgaagaaaatgttttgttttggctAGCATGTGAAGATTTTAAGAAAACGCAAGATAAGAAGCAG ATGCAGGAAAAGGCGAAGGAGATCTACGCGACCTTTCTGTCCAGCAAGGCCTCCTCACAAGTCAACGTGGAGGGGCAGTCTCAGCTCAACGAAAAGATCCTGGAAGAACCGCATCCTCTGATGTTCCAGAAACTGCAGGACCAG atCTTCAATCTCATGAAGTACGACAGCTACACCCGCTTCTTAAAATCTGACTTGTTTTTAAAACACAAGCGAAccgaggaagaggaagaagacctGCCCGACACACAAACTGCAGCTAAAAGAGCTTCCAggtccgggcacggtggctcacgcctataa